One region of Quercus lobata isolate SW786 chromosome 2, ValleyOak3.0 Primary Assembly, whole genome shotgun sequence genomic DNA includes:
- the LOC115974758 gene encoding peroxisomal nicotinamide adenine dinucleotide carrier, which produces MSNNSNAVANGLAGAGGGIIAQIITYPLQTVNTRQQTERVAKKGLRNSHGNLPTSKKPPPGTLRQILQVLRTEGWGGLYSGLKPSLFGTAASQGIYYYFYQVFKNKAVAIAAARRDKGRGDGTVGMFSWLVVAAIAGSLNVLFTNPIWVLVTRMQTHTQAERKIMEARRVAILMEGSESGLIDSTLQEKLAELDSEKPCPYGTVHAAREVYNEAGITGFWKGIVPTLIMVCNPSIQFMIYESSLKHLRAKRATNKQGSTNVAAWEVFLLGAIAKLGATVSTYPLLVVKSRLQAKQEIGGNISLRYSGTLDAIIKMIRYEGLPGFYKGMSTKIVQSVFAASVLFMIKEELVKAYMLLAHKSQKVIYSLKK; this is translated from the exons ATGTCGAACAACTCAAACGCCGTAGCGAATGGGCTGGCCGGAGCAGGAGGTGGTATCATTGCTCAGATTATCACTTATCCCCTCCAAACG GTGAATACGCGTCAACAAACAGAGAGAGTAGCCAAGAAAGGGTTACGTAATTCCCATGGGAACTTGCCCACTTCCAAAAAACCTCCACCTGGCACGCTTCGTCAAATCCTCcag GTCCTTAGAACTGAAGGTTGGGGAGGACTTTATAGTGGCCTTAAGCCTTCTCTGTTCGGAACTGCTGCTTCACAG ggaatttattactatttttatcagGTTTTCAAAAACAAGGCAGTGGCCATTGCAGCTGCCCGTAGAGATAAAGGACGTGGGGATGGTACTGTTGGCATGTTCTCTTGGCTTGTTGTGGCAGCTATTGCTGG CTCCTTGAATGTGTTGTTCACAAATCCTATCTGGGTTCTTGTGACTCGTATGCAG ACACACACTCAAGCTGAAAGAAAGATTATGGAGGCAAGAAGGGTGGCCATATTGATGGAAGGTTCTGAAAGTGGTTTGATAGACTCAACTTTGCAAGAAAAATTGGCTGAACTTGATTCAGAAAAACCTTGTCCGTATGGAACTGTACATGCG GCACGTGAGGTTTATAACGAAGCAGGAATTACTGGATTCTGGAAAGGAATTGTTCCAACACTTATTATG GTGTGCAATCCTTCAATTCAGTTCATGATTTATGAGAGCTCGTTAAAACATCTAAGGGCAAAGCGTGCTACAAACAAGCAGGGATCAACAAATGTAGCTGCTTGGGAG GTTTTTCTATTAGGGGCCATTGCAAAGCTGGGAGCAACTGTCTCAACGTACCCCTTGTTAGTTGTCAAG TCGAGGCTGCAAGCAAAGCAGGAGATTGGTGGGAATATCTCATTAAGATACTCAG GTACTCTTGATGCAATCATTAAAATGATCCGCTATGAAGGATTGCCTGGCTTTTACAAGGGAATGAGCACTAAGATAGTACAGAGTGTTTTTGCAGCTTCTGTACTTTTCATGATCAAGGAGGAACTTGTCAAGGCATACATGCTGCTAGCACATAAAAGCCAGAAAGTAATATATAGCTTAAAGAAATGA
- the LOC115974759 gene encoding protein ACTIVITY OF BC1 COMPLEX KINASE 3, chloroplastic, producing the protein MSLVVAVGAGVGIGAGQPFFHRGRGRSRRVRLFKTRAALVESRPRIVPAAVTVRDDNNNNNNNSNSDNSQLIYRKGLDRAKDIQAEARAMARAANATVYSPQLLALKYNTRPIKVLRRTLQILIALGSFGLKLAIDQRNGVLNQNKRLRATELRRIFTRLGPTFVKLGQGLSTRPDICPPEYLEELSELQDALPTFPDEEAFACIERELELSLDSIYSSISPQPIAAASLGQVYKAQLKYSGQIVAVKVQRPGIEEAIGLDFYLIRGLGFLVNKYVDIISSDVVALIDEFARRVYQELNYVQEGQNARRFKKLYADKEEVLVPDIFWDYTSGKVLTMDWVDGVKLNEQAAIEKQGLKVLDLVNTGIQCSLRQLLEYGYFHADPHPGNLLATPDGKLAFLDFGMMSETPEVARSAIIGHVVHMVNRDYEAMARDYYALDFLSRDVDVSPIVPALRNFFDDALNSTVSELNFKTIVDGLGAVLYQYPFNVPAYYALILRSLTVLEGLALYADPNFKVLAASYPYFAKRLLTDPNPYLRDALIELLFKDGKFRWNRLENLLVQGRKDRDFSAKDALQPVLKLLLGPDGEDLRKLVIKEAVRVNEAFVLGTVIDTYNSIPDLMRTLMFNGNATGPLMMSDTERESMIGLRDQVLRIWVLLQSSENFDPAILQPVLQVLQQPEARSLGGRVIGGITQRLAARLLQQVLRVPTTASATTL; encoded by the exons ATGAGTCTTGTCGTTGCCGTTGGAGCTGGAGTTGGAATTGGAGCTGGTCAACCGTTTTTTCATAGAGGCAGAGGCAGAAGCAGAAGAGTAAGGTTATTTAAGACTAGAGCGGCTCTGGTTGAATCGAGACCAAGAATAGTGCCTGCTGCTGTTACTGTGAGAgatgacaacaacaacaacaacaacaacagtaaCAGTGACAACTCACAGCTTATCTATAGAAAAGGCCTGGATCGAGCCAAAGATATTCAGGCCGAGGCTAGAGCCATGGCTCGTGCCGCCAATGCCACCGTCTATAGCCCCCAACTTCTTGCCCTCAAATACAACACTCGCCCAATCAAG GTATTGCGGAGGACTCTGCAAATTTTGATTGCGCTGGGTTCGTTTGGGTTAAAGCTAGCGATAGACCAAAGGAATGGTGTGCTGAATCAAAATAAAAGACTGAGGGCCACTGAGCTGAGACGAATTTTCACTCGATTGGGTCCTACTTTTGTGAAACTGGGTCAGGGCTTGTCCACTAGGCCTGATATATGTCCACCTGAGTATCTCGAGGAGCTCTCTGAACTTCAA GATGCTTTACCGACATTCCCAGACGAAGAGGCATTTGCATGCATTGAGAGGGAGTTGGAACTATCACTTGACTCCATTTACTCATCCATATCTCCACAACCAATTGCAGCGGCAAGTTTAGGTCAAGTTTATAAAGCTCAACTGAAGTATTCTGGACAGATTGTTGCTGTAAAGGTGCAACGCCCGGGTATTGAAGAAGCTATAGGACTTGACTTCTACCTGATAAGAGGTCTAGGATTTCTAGTAAATAAATATGTTGACATAATTTCCAGTGATGTCGTTGCACTTATTGATGAATTTGCGAGAAGAGTTTATCAAGAGCTCAACTATGTGCAG GAGGGTCAGAATGCAAGGCGGTTTAAGAAATTGTATGCTGACAAGGAAGAAGTCCTTGTCCCAGATATTTTCTGGGATTATACCAGCGGCAAAGTATTGACAATGGATTGGGTTGATGGAGTCAAATTAAATGAGCAAGCTGCCATTGAGAAACAAGGATTGAAGGTTTTAGATCTGGTGAACACAGGTATACAATGCAGCCTCAGACAGCTACTTGAGTATGGATATTTTCATGCAGATCCTCATCCTGGTAATCTCTTGGCAACACCGGATGGAAAGCTTGCCTTTCTGGACTTTGGAATGATGAGTGAGACACCAGAAGTAGCAAGATCTGCTATTATTGGTCATGTTGTTCACATGGTGAATCGAGATTATGAAGCTATGGCTCGTGATTACTATGCTCTTGATTTCTTGTCACGTGATGTAGATGTTTCTCCAATTGTACCAGCACTTCGAAACTTCTTTGATGATGCACTTAATTCAACTGTGAGTGAACTAAACTTCAAAACGATAGTGGATGGTCTGGGTGCTGTTTTATATCAATATCCATTTAATG TCCCAGCATATTATGCATTGATATTGAGGTCACTCACCGTACTGGAAGGTTTAGCACTATATGCTGATCCTAATTTCAAGGTGCTGGCAGCATCATATCCATACTTTGCTAAAAGGCTATTAACAGATCCAAACCCATATCTCAGAGATGCTCTTATTGAGCTGCTTTTTAAGGACGGGAAGTTTAG GTGGAATAGACTTGAAAATCTACTGGTACAGGGAAGAAAAGATAGAGATTTTTCTGCAAAAGATGCTTTACAACCAGTGTTGAAGCTATTGTTGGGTCCAGATGGTGAAGACCTAAGGAAATTAGTAATTAAAGAAGCAGTCCGTGTTAATGAAGCTTTTGTTTTAGGCACAGTTATTGATACCTACAATTCTATCCCTGATCTTATGAGGACCCTAATGTTTAATGGTAATGCAACTGGACCTCTTATGATGAGTGACACTGAACGGGAAAGCATGATAGGGCTTCGAGATCAAGTGTTAAGGATATGGGTTCTTTTGCAATCTTCTGAAAATTTTGATCCAGCAATTTTACAGCCTGTTTTACAG GTGCTTCAGCAACCTGAGGCACGCAGTCTAGGGGGTCGTGTTATTGGTGGCATCACTCAACGTCTTGCTGCACGCTTACTGCAACAAGTACTCCGGGTTCCGACAACTGCTTCTGCTACAACCTTGTGA